A single Lolium perenne isolate Kyuss_39 chromosome 6, Kyuss_2.0, whole genome shotgun sequence DNA region contains:
- the LOC127307046 gene encoding transcription factor MYB30, with product MGRAPCCEKMGLKRGPWTAEEDMTLVAHIEQHGHSNWRALPKQAGLLRCGKSCRLRWINYLRPDIKRGNFSSEEEDAIIQLHTMLGNRWSTIAARLPGRTDNEIKNVWHTHLKKRLESSGKPQGATSAQKRKPKKPVAVAASEGPASEPASSPEQSLSTSSDSDDSMATSVENTGSFTSGEFQIDDSFWSETLAMTVDSSMEAGDPFGCASPTSSNNEMDFWVRLFMQAGDLQSLSQI from the coding sequence ATGGGGAGGGCGCCGTGCTGCGAGAAGATGGGTCTCAAGAGGGGCCCGTGGACGGCGGAGGAGGACATGACCCTGGTCGCTCATATCGAGCAGCACGGGCACAGCAACTGGCGGGCGCTCCCGAAGCAGGCCGGGCTGCTGCGCTGCGGCAAGAGCTGCCGCCTCCGGTGGATCAACTACCTTCGCCCGGACATCAAGCGTGGCAACTTCAGCAGCGAGGAAGAGGACGCCATCATCCAGCTCCACACCATGCTCGGCAACAGATGGTCGACGATCGCCGCGAGGCTGCCGGGGAGAACCGACAACGAGATCAAGAATGTTTGGCACACGCACCTCAAGAAGCGACTTGAGTCTTCAGGTAAACCACAAGGCGCAACCAGTGCGCAGAAGCGCAAACCCAAGAAGCCTGTTGCTGTGGCTGCATCCGAGGGCCCGGCCTCCGAGCCGGCTTCGTCGCCGGAGCAGTCCCTGTCGACGTCGTCCGACAGCGACGACTCAATGGCCACGTCAGTGGAGAACACGGGCAGCTTCACCTCGGGCGAGTTCCAGATCGACGACAGCTTCTGGTCGGAGACGCTGGCAATGACGGTGGACAGCTCCATGGAAGCCGGCGACCCCTTCGGTTGTGCTTCGCCGACCTCGAGCAACAACGAGATGGATTTCTGGGTCAGACTGTTCATGCAGGCTGGTGACTTGCAGAGCTTGTCTCAGATTTAA